The Nocardioides humi genome includes a region encoding these proteins:
- a CDS encoding helix-turn-helix domain-containing protein codes for MLLRELLDDAALALEVLARGDLDREVRWVHSIEVADPGEFLRGGEVVLTTGAWQQLGQAPAAWVAEVAAAGAIAIGFGRLTPADEPPADLVEAAAARGLTCFVVPVAVPFVQLAEAFVAARRIEWEAPLRRQLEHHGAMVAALRAERGVDSVLRVLRRRLGIEVAVVAGTTTHGPVPDGGCPVTLIGEGLADASLVLPRPLADLDVDVQAAVSSAMPFLALELERERAVRATEQRYAWEVVEWIATGVSTAAVTARLELLGVPLDRTLRCLVARGTTPDAAAALAPYLLVERSDDIVCLVDADVSRADLGGYVGVGQAATASELRVSLLQARHAADALVARGVEGWLTHEELASPAVLLAAQDPAVLQALARTVLGGVLDSDRDRGTELVASLRAFLDGGGRWQETADALHVHINTLRHRMKRVEELTGRSLASTADRVDLFLALRALP; via the coding sequence GTGCTGCTCCGCGAGCTGCTCGACGACGCCGCGCTGGCACTCGAGGTGCTGGCCCGCGGCGACCTCGACCGCGAGGTCCGCTGGGTGCACAGCATCGAGGTCGCCGACCCGGGGGAGTTCCTCCGCGGCGGCGAGGTGGTGCTGACGACCGGCGCCTGGCAGCAGCTGGGCCAGGCGCCCGCGGCCTGGGTCGCGGAGGTCGCCGCGGCCGGTGCGATCGCGATCGGCTTCGGTCGGCTGACCCCGGCCGACGAGCCGCCGGCCGACCTCGTCGAGGCCGCCGCGGCGCGGGGCCTCACCTGCTTCGTCGTCCCCGTCGCGGTGCCCTTCGTCCAGCTCGCCGAGGCGTTCGTCGCCGCCCGGCGGATCGAGTGGGAGGCCCCGCTGCGACGCCAGCTCGAGCACCACGGCGCCATGGTCGCCGCGCTGCGCGCCGAGCGCGGCGTCGACTCGGTGCTGCGCGTGCTGCGCCGCCGCCTCGGCATCGAGGTCGCCGTCGTCGCCGGTACGACGACCCACGGCCCGGTCCCCGACGGCGGCTGTCCCGTCACGCTGATCGGCGAGGGCCTCGCCGACGCCTCGCTGGTCCTGCCGCGCCCCCTCGCCGACCTCGACGTCGACGTGCAGGCCGCGGTCTCCAGCGCGATGCCCTTCCTCGCCCTCGAGCTCGAGCGGGAGCGCGCCGTGCGCGCCACCGAGCAGCGCTACGCCTGGGAGGTCGTCGAGTGGATCGCCACCGGCGTGTCCACGGCGGCCGTGACCGCGCGGCTGGAGCTGCTCGGCGTCCCGCTCGACCGCACGCTGCGCTGCCTGGTCGCCCGCGGGACGACCCCGGACGCGGCGGCCGCCCTGGCGCCGTACCTGCTGGTGGAGCGGTCCGACGACATCGTCTGCCTCGTCGACGCGGACGTGTCCCGCGCCGACCTCGGCGGGTACGTCGGCGTCGGGCAGGCCGCGACCGCGAGCGAGCTGCGGGTCAGCCTGCTCCAGGCGCGGCACGCCGCGGACGCGCTGGTGGCCCGCGGCGTCGAGGGCTGGCTGACCCACGAGGAGCTCGCCAGTCCGGCGGTGCTGCTCGCCGCCCAGGACCCGGCGGTGCTGCAGGCGCTGGCCCGGACCGTGCTCGGCGGCGTCCTCGACAGCGACCGCGACCGCGGCACCGAGCTCGTGGCCAGCCTGCGCGCGTTCCTGGACGGCGGCGGGCGGTGGCAGGAGACCGCCGACGCGCTGCACGTCCACATCAACACGCTGCGCCACCGGATGAAGCGGGTCGAGGAGCTCACCGGCCGCTCGCTCGCCTCGACCGCCGACCGGGTCGACCTCTTCCTCGCCCTGCGCGCGCTGCCCTGA
- a CDS encoding Ig-like domain-containing protein — MNAAPLPAEFSGSAHADLIDLPADLLDAAAARVPVGHSATAVDSAAASGNVTAAAANVDADLIGIPVTLDDISVTAPPSASDAGTLLPLDLPVLASLGVISGEVEADYVSATECPTAIGGERLLGRSTTSVAGLGLLDGVANIGAVQATTTTKLVDADGDGASDVVSETSTTVGDIRLLANVAGGITVRVSDAVVTRATSDGSTGTAGLVNSNLTAQVLVAGVPIATVPAGTGMVNVPINLGVASVTLRIGLANFADASDGATGEGSLDAVLRIHLNATLLGNTLANLDLAVGPAHVEATAPEGGIECDVVAPADTVITAPADGSTTGDATPTITGTGEPGSTVTLTIDDQDPVQVVVDEDGNWRHTPATALADGEHTVTADGDADGAGVDDTVTFTIDSTTPPVDTDGDGLTDDEEAIYGTDPTNPDTDGDGIDDGDEVTGAGNEYDGRPTDPLEADTDGDGLEDGEENTHGTDPNNADTDGGGVNDGDEVANGTDPLDPADDQPVVTPADTVITAPTDGATVTDPTPTITGTGEPGSTVTLTVDDQEPVEVEVDQDGNWTHTPTTDLTDGEHTITVDGDANGTGEDDTVTFTVQVPTAPTDTDGDGVPDDEEQQNGTDPNNPDTDGDGLNDGAETSAGTDPTNPDTDGDGLKDGQEVFGPTACITPAGVAGSTDPLKPDTDGDGLTDGQEVNGVDVQQVYYTNRGKPRKAKTIGLVRTNPCNKDTDGDKLTDFQEVTGIKIGQKIVRSKANGGKYKIKVRMTDPTRKDTDGDGLTDYQEVTGKKNKRFKSRKTDPTQADTDWGGGRDGKEIKQKHDPSRHG; from the coding sequence GTGAACGCAGCACCGCTTCCCGCCGAGTTCTCGGGCTCGGCGCACGCCGACCTGATCGACCTGCCGGCCGACCTGCTCGACGCCGCGGCCGCACGGGTGCCCGTCGGGCACTCCGCCACGGCCGTCGACAGCGCCGCGGCGTCCGGCAATGTCACCGCCGCCGCCGCGAACGTCGACGCCGACCTGATCGGCATCCCGGTCACGCTCGACGACATCAGCGTCACCGCACCGCCGTCGGCCTCCGACGCGGGCACGCTGCTGCCGCTCGACCTGCCGGTCCTGGCGAGCCTGGGCGTCATCAGCGGTGAGGTGGAGGCCGACTACGTCAGCGCCACCGAGTGCCCGACCGCGATCGGCGGCGAGCGGCTGCTGGGCCGCTCGACCACCTCGGTGGCCGGGCTGGGCCTGCTCGACGGCGTCGCCAACATCGGTGCCGTCCAGGCGACCACGACGACCAAGCTGGTCGACGCGGACGGGGACGGCGCCTCCGACGTCGTCTCGGAGACGAGCACGACGGTCGGGGACATCAGGCTCCTCGCCAATGTCGCCGGCGGCATCACCGTCCGTGTCTCGGACGCCGTGGTCACCCGCGCGACGTCCGACGGCAGCACCGGCACCGCCGGCCTGGTCAACAGCAACCTCACCGCGCAGGTGCTGGTCGCCGGCGTGCCGATCGCGACCGTCCCCGCGGGCACCGGCATGGTGAACGTGCCGATCAACCTCGGGGTCGCCTCGGTGACCCTGCGGATCGGGCTCGCGAACTTCGCCGACGCCTCCGACGGCGCCACCGGCGAGGGCTCGCTCGACGCCGTGCTCCGGATCCACCTCAACGCCACCCTGCTCGGGAACACGCTGGCGAACCTGGACCTGGCCGTCGGCCCGGCCCACGTGGAGGCCACCGCACCGGAGGGTGGCATCGAGTGCGACGTCGTCGCCCCGGCCGACACGGTGATCACCGCGCCCGCGGACGGCTCGACCACCGGTGACGCCACGCCGACCATCACCGGCACCGGCGAGCCCGGCTCCACCGTCACCCTCACCATCGACGACCAGGACCCGGTCCAGGTCGTCGTGGACGAGGACGGCAACTGGCGCCACACCCCGGCGACCGCGCTGGCCGACGGCGAGCACACCGTCACCGCCGACGGCGACGCCGACGGCGCCGGCGTGGACGACACCGTCACCTTCACGATCGACTCGACGACGCCGCCGGTCGACACCGACGGCGACGGCCTCACCGACGACGAGGAGGCCATCTACGGCACCGACCCCACCAACCCCGACACCGACGGCGACGGGATAGACGACGGTGACGAGGTGACCGGCGCCGGCAACGAGTACGACGGCAGGCCGACCGACCCGCTCGAGGCCGACACCGACGGCGACGGCCTCGAGGACGGCGAGGAGAACACCCACGGGACCGACCCCAACAACGCCGACACCGACGGCGGCGGCGTCAACGACGGCGACGAGGTCGCGAACGGCACCGACCCGCTCGACCCGGCCGACGACCAGCCGGTCGTCACCCCGGCCGACACGGTGATCACCGCACCCACCGACGGTGCCACCGTCACCGATCCCACCCCGACCATCACCGGCACCGGCGAGCCCGGCTCCACCGTCACCCTCACCGTCGACGACCAGGAGCCCGTCGAGGTCGAGGTCGACCAGGACGGCAACTGGACCCACACCCCCACCACCGACCTCACCGACGGTGAGCACACGATCACCGTCGACGGCGACGCCAACGGCACCGGCGAGGACGACACCGTCACCTTCACCGTCCAGGTGCCGACGGCGCCGACGGACACCGACGGCGACGGGGTGCCGGACGACGAGGAGCAGCAGAACGGCACCGACCCGAACAACCCCGACACCGACGGGGACGGGCTGAACGACGGCGCCGAGACGTCGGCGGGGACTGACCCGACGAACCCGGACACCGACGGCGACGGGCTCAAGGACGGCCAGGAGGTCTTCGGGCCGACCGCGTGCATCACCCCGGCCGGCGTGGCCGGCAGCACCGACCCGCTGAAGCCCGACACCGACGGCGACGGGCTCACCGACGGCCAGGAGGTCAACGGCGTCGACGTCCAGCAGGTCTACTACACCAACCGCGGCAAGCCGCGGAAGGCGAAGACGATCGGCCTGGTGCGGACCAACCCGTGCAACAAGGACACCGACGGCGACAAGCTGACGGACTTCCAGGAGGTCACGGGCATCAAGATCGGCCAGAAGATCGTCCGGTCCAAGGCCAACGGCGGGAAGTACAAGATCAAGGTCCGGATGACCGACCCGACCCGCAAGGACACCGACGGTGACGGCCTGACCGACTACCAGGAGGTCACCGGCAAGAAGAACAAGCGGTTCAAGAGCCGGAAGACCGACCCGACGCAGGCCGACACCGACTGGGGCGGTGGCCGCGACGGCAAGGAGATCAAGCAGAAGCACGACCCGAGCCGCCACGGCTGA
- a CDS encoding class I SAM-dependent methyltransferase: MTAHRRPADERESRRANGADWDRYADEYQATHGGFLGDVGFVWGPEGLTEAAAGILGEVRDRDVLEVGSGAGQCSRWVRSRGGRAVGLDLSHRQLQHSRRIDEATGVVVPSVLGTATALPFADASFDVVFSSFGALQFVADIDVAVAETARVLRPGGRFAFSITHPTRWMFPDDPGEEGLTATQSYWDRTPYVEVDDETGATSYVEHHRTLGDWVALLADAGFRLTTLLEPEWPEGHERLWGGWSGTRGRLTPGTAVFGMDLSG, translated from the coding sequence GTGACCGCCCACCGCCGTCCGGCCGACGAGCGCGAGTCGCGCCGGGCGAACGGCGCCGACTGGGACCGGTACGCCGACGAGTACCAGGCCACGCACGGCGGCTTCCTCGGCGACGTCGGCTTCGTGTGGGGTCCCGAGGGGCTCACCGAGGCGGCGGCCGGGATCCTCGGCGAGGTCCGGGACCGCGACGTCCTCGAGGTCGGCTCGGGCGCCGGCCAGTGCTCGCGCTGGGTGCGCAGCCGGGGTGGCCGCGCGGTCGGCCTGGACCTGTCCCACCGCCAGCTGCAGCACTCGCGGCGGATCGACGAGGCCACGGGCGTCGTCGTGCCGAGCGTCCTGGGCACCGCCACCGCGCTCCCCTTCGCCGACGCCAGCTTCGACGTCGTGTTCTCCTCCTTCGGGGCGCTGCAGTTCGTGGCCGACATCGACGTCGCGGTCGCCGAGACGGCGCGGGTGCTGCGCCCGGGCGGGCGGTTCGCGTTCTCGATCACGCACCCGACCCGGTGGATGTTCCCCGACGACCCCGGCGAGGAGGGGCTCACCGCGACCCAGTCGTACTGGGACCGCACGCCCTACGTCGAGGTCGACGACGAGACCGGCGCGACGTCGTACGTCGAGCACCACCGCACCCTCGGCGACTGGGTCGCGCTCCTCGCGGACGCGGGCTTCCGGCTGACGACGCTGCTGGAGCCGGAGTGGCCGGAGGGCCACGAGCGGCTGTGGGGCGGCTGGTCCGGCACCCGCGGCCGGCTCACCCCCGGCACGGCGGTCTTCGGGATGGACCTGTCGGGGTAG
- a CDS encoding glycosyltransferase family 4 protein, whose product MARVVVVNWRDLDHSLAGGAEIYAWQFARALHEGGMQVTFVTARDEGQAAREVRDGIAVRRGGGALTFYLFALAWLLRHRRRIDAVIDPACGLPSFSPLVLRRGTPALLIVHHVHQAQFAVHFPAPVAAFGRWMERVAMRRVYRHHVTAAVSASTVAEMRDQLGWTGDIRILENGADLPPAGLLDAAAKDPDRIVVLGRLVTHKRVDLVLETVRRVQARPELAGRRLRVDVIGRGPEHDRLVALATELGLADRVAFHGFLPAAQKDALLARAAVHACASDAEGWGQAVIDAAAHGVPTVARDVPGLRDSIRPGESGWLVPDSDDPAAVVDRLADALTGALADAADPGGRVLRAEACLAWSHRFDWSQMRAQARELTAQLLGHVSTLPDRHHPRDARVAV is encoded by the coding sequence ATGGCCCGGGTCGTCGTCGTCAACTGGCGTGACCTGGACCACTCGCTGGCCGGCGGCGCGGAGATCTACGCCTGGCAGTTCGCCCGTGCCCTGCACGAGGGCGGCATGCAGGTGACCTTCGTGACCGCCCGCGACGAGGGCCAGGCCGCGCGCGAGGTCCGCGACGGGATCGCCGTACGGCGGGGCGGGGGCGCGCTGACCTTCTACCTCTTCGCGCTGGCCTGGCTGCTGAGGCACCGCCGCCGGATCGACGCCGTGATCGACCCGGCCTGTGGGCTGCCGTCCTTCTCGCCGCTGGTGCTGCGCCGCGGGACGCCGGCCCTGCTGATCGTCCACCACGTCCACCAGGCCCAGTTCGCGGTGCACTTCCCGGCTCCGGTGGCCGCCTTCGGCCGCTGGATGGAGCGGGTCGCGATGCGCCGGGTCTACCGGCACCACGTCACCGCGGCGGTGTCCGCGTCGACGGTGGCCGAGATGCGCGACCAGCTCGGCTGGACCGGCGACATCCGGATCCTCGAGAACGGCGCCGACCTGCCACCGGCCGGCCTGCTCGACGCCGCCGCGAAGGACCCCGACCGGATCGTCGTCCTCGGCCGCCTGGTCACCCACAAGCGGGTCGACCTCGTCCTGGAGACGGTACGCCGCGTCCAGGCGCGCCCCGAGCTCGCCGGCCGCCGGCTGCGGGTCGACGTGATCGGACGCGGACCCGAGCACGACCGGCTGGTCGCGCTCGCCACCGAGCTCGGCCTCGCGGACCGGGTCGCCTTCCACGGCTTCCTGCCGGCGGCGCAGAAGGACGCCCTGCTCGCGCGGGCGGCGGTGCACGCGTGCGCCTCCGACGCCGAGGGCTGGGGCCAGGCCGTGATCGACGCGGCCGCCCACGGCGTCCCGACCGTGGCGCGCGACGTCCCGGGCCTGCGGGACTCCATCCGGCCCGGCGAGAGCGGCTGGCTGGTCCCCGACAGCGACGACCCCGCCGCCGTCGTCGACCGGCTCGCCGACGCGCTGACCGGTGCGCTGGCCGACGCCGCCGACCCCGGCGGCCGGGTGCTGCGCGCCGAGGCGTGCCTGGCCTGGTCCCACCGGTTCGACTGGTCACAGATGCGCGCCCAGGCGCGCGAGCTGACCGCCCAGCTCCTCGGGCACGTGTCCACGCTGCCCGACCGTCACCATCCACGCGACGCCCGCGTGGCCGTCTGA
- a CDS encoding GlxA family transcriptional regulator: MLTNVAVLTFDGVAPFELGILCEAFGIDRTADGVPAIDFAVCAEDDRPMRTSMGFTLQAAHGLDRVAQADLVGIPAIPRGGLPSEEVLQAIRDAYDRGARLLSVCSGAFALGAAGLLDGRECTTHWMYTEQLQRQFPEAEVIPEVLYVDSGQVVTGAGSAAGLDAALHIWRQEYGAAVANVIARRAVVPPYRDGGQAQYIARAVPDCDADTLRPLLTWILENLGEDHSVEALAKRALMSPRTFARRFREETGTTPHHWVTRQRVAAAEELLERTEQPVEWIAGEVGFGNAATLRHHFVRVRGVSPQSYRRQFAC; this comes from the coding sequence GTGCTGACCAATGTGGCCGTGCTGACCTTCGACGGCGTCGCCCCCTTCGAGCTGGGGATCCTCTGCGAGGCCTTCGGGATCGACCGCACCGCCGACGGCGTGCCCGCGATCGACTTCGCCGTCTGCGCCGAGGACGACCGCCCGATGCGGACCTCGATGGGCTTCACCCTGCAGGCGGCCCACGGCCTCGACCGCGTCGCGCAGGCCGACCTGGTCGGCATCCCCGCCATCCCGCGCGGCGGCCTGCCCTCGGAGGAGGTGCTGCAGGCCATCCGCGACGCCTACGACCGCGGCGCCCGCCTGCTGTCGGTCTGCAGCGGCGCCTTCGCGCTGGGGGCGGCCGGGCTGCTCGACGGCCGCGAGTGCACGACGCACTGGATGTACACCGAGCAGCTGCAGCGTCAGTTCCCCGAGGCCGAGGTGATCCCCGAGGTGCTCTACGTCGACAGCGGCCAGGTCGTCACCGGCGCGGGCAGCGCGGCCGGCCTCGACGCAGCGCTGCACATCTGGCGCCAGGAGTACGGCGCCGCCGTGGCCAACGTGATCGCGCGCCGGGCGGTCGTGCCGCCGTACCGCGACGGCGGACAGGCGCAGTACATCGCCCGCGCCGTCCCCGACTGCGACGCCGACACGCTGCGCCCGCTGCTCACCTGGATCCTGGAGAACCTCGGCGAGGACCACTCCGTCGAGGCGCTCGCCAAGCGCGCGCTGATGTCACCGCGCACCTTCGCCCGCCGGTTCCGCGAGGAGACCGGTACGACGCCGCACCACTGGGTCACCCGCCAGCGGGTCGCCGCGGCGGAGGAGCTGCTGGAGCGCACCGAGCAGCCGGTGGAGTGGATCGCGGGCGAGGTCGGCTTCGGCAACGCCGCGACGCTGCGCCACCACTTCGTGCGGGTGCGCGGGGTGAGCCCGCAGAGCTACCGCCGCCAGTTCGCCTGCTGA
- the rpsA gene encoding 30S ribosomal protein S1 — MTSTLSTPLPSSYDDNAPQVAVNDIGSEADFLAAIDQTIKYFNDGDIVDGTIVKVDRDEVLLDIGYKTEGVIPSRELSIKHDVDPSEVVEVGDKVEALVLQKEDKEGRLILSKKRAQYERAWGTIEEIKEADGVVEGTVIEVVKGGLIIDIGLRGFLPASLVEMRRVRDLQPYVGQTLEAKIIELDKNRNNVVLSRRAWLEQTQSEVRHGFLTQLQKGQIRKGVVSSIVNFGAFVDLGGVDGLVHVSELSWKHIDHPSEVVTVGDEVTVEVLDVDMDRERVSLSLKATQEDPWQHFARTHQIGQIVPGKVTKLVPFGSFVRVEEGIEGLVHISELAERHVEIPEQVVQVNDDVMVKIIDIDLERRRISLSLKQANETAAAADVEEFDPTLYGMEATYDDQGNYIYPEGFDPETGEWLEGFDEQRAKWEEQYAKAHARWEAHVKQQADAKQAEIEAGDASSYSSAPAEDTSGGSLASDEALQALREKLTGGN; from the coding sequence ATGACGAGCACCCTCTCGACCCCGCTCCCGAGCAGCTACGACGACAACGCGCCCCAGGTCGCGGTCAACGACATCGGCTCGGAGGCGGACTTCCTGGCCGCCATCGACCAGACCATCAAGTACTTCAACGACGGCGACATCGTCGACGGCACCATCGTGAAGGTCGACCGGGACGAGGTCCTGCTCGACATCGGCTACAAGACCGAGGGCGTCATCCCCTCGCGCGAGCTGTCCATCAAGCACGACGTCGACCCGTCCGAGGTCGTCGAGGTCGGCGACAAGGTCGAGGCCCTGGTCCTCCAGAAGGAGGACAAGGAGGGTCGCCTGATCCTGTCCAAGAAGCGCGCCCAGTACGAGCGCGCCTGGGGCACGATCGAGGAGATCAAGGAGGCCGACGGCGTCGTCGAGGGCACCGTCATCGAGGTCGTCAAGGGCGGCCTGATCATCGACATCGGCCTCCGGGGCTTCCTCCCGGCGTCGCTGGTGGAGATGCGTCGCGTCCGCGACCTGCAGCCGTACGTCGGCCAGACCCTCGAGGCCAAGATCATCGAGCTCGACAAGAACCGCAACAACGTGGTCCTGTCGCGCCGCGCCTGGCTCGAGCAGACCCAGTCCGAGGTCCGCCACGGCTTCCTCACCCAGCTCCAGAAGGGCCAGATCCGCAAGGGCGTCGTGTCCTCGATCGTCAACTTCGGCGCGTTCGTGGACCTCGGCGGCGTCGACGGTCTCGTCCACGTCTCGGAGCTGTCCTGGAAGCACATCGACCACCCGTCCGAGGTCGTCACCGTGGGCGACGAGGTCACCGTCGAGGTCCTCGATGTCGACATGGACCGCGAGCGCGTCTCCCTGTCGCTGAAGGCGACCCAGGAGGACCCGTGGCAGCACTTCGCCCGGACCCACCAGATCGGCCAGATCGTGCCGGGCAAGGTCACCAAGCTGGTGCCCTTCGGCTCGTTCGTCCGGGTCGAGGAGGGCATCGAGGGCCTGGTCCACATCTCCGAGCTGGCCGAGCGCCACGTCGAGATCCCCGAGCAGGTCGTCCAGGTCAACGACGACGTCATGGTCAAGATCATCGACATCGACCTCGAGCGTCGCCGGATCTCGCTGTCGCTGAAGCAGGCCAACGAGACCGCCGCCGCCGCGGACGTCGAGGAGTTCGACCCGACGCTGTACGGCATGGAGGCCACGTACGACGACCAGGGCAACTACATCTACCCCGAGGGCTTCGACCCGGAGACGGGCGAGTGGCTCGAGGGCTTCGACGAGCAGCGCGCGAAGTGGGAGGAGCAGTACGCCAAGGCGCACGCTCGCTGGGAGGCCCACGTCAAGCAGCAGGCCGACGCCAAGCAGGCCGAGATCGAGGCCGGCGACGCCAGCTCCTACTCCTCGGCCCCGGCCGAGGACACCAGCGGCGGCTCGCTCGCCTCGGACGAGGCGCTGCAGGCGCTCCGCGAGAAGCTGACCGGCGGCAACTGA
- a CDS encoding DUF3068 domain-containing protein has protein sequence MRSKLAAVAVGLGVFLIVAAALVRFYAYPVLATVPPDYEGVTKLSAEDAEIFNSDPEVLAPETTDLDISSRTIADSGAKTPDGVVVWVNSTTVKRADGTVFQQSRERAPFDGTSGAAVDCDECDSWTEVAAGEREPAVRKGQIYKFPFDTQKKDYPVWDDNVGEAVDAEFEGEETIQGLTVYKFVQHVEPSVIETREVPGSVFGVDEPSVDAEMWYEMTRTFYVEPKTGSPVNRVEDRVQELRYDGVTVPAFVGTVHYTQAQVDDLVGDAKSNATLLGGMKLLFPLVLVLLGAALLAAGLLLGRSARHDRAAHRDEKALVDA, from the coding sequence ATGCGCAGCAAGCTCGCCGCCGTAGCCGTCGGACTCGGCGTCTTCCTGATCGTCGCGGCCGCCCTGGTCCGCTTCTACGCCTACCCGGTGCTGGCCACCGTCCCACCCGACTACGAGGGCGTCACCAAGCTCTCGGCGGAGGACGCCGAGATCTTCAACTCCGACCCCGAGGTGCTGGCGCCGGAGACCACCGATCTCGACATCAGCTCCCGCACCATCGCCGACAGCGGCGCCAAGACGCCCGACGGCGTCGTGGTGTGGGTCAACTCGACCACGGTGAAGCGGGCCGACGGCACCGTCTTCCAGCAGTCCCGCGAGCGGGCGCCCTTCGACGGCACCAGCGGCGCGGCGGTCGACTGCGACGAGTGCGACTCCTGGACCGAGGTCGCCGCCGGCGAGCGCGAGCCGGCCGTCCGCAAGGGCCAGATCTACAAGTTCCCCTTCGACACGCAGAAGAAGGACTACCCGGTCTGGGACGACAACGTGGGCGAGGCGGTCGACGCCGAGTTCGAGGGCGAGGAGACCATCCAGGGCCTGACGGTCTACAAGTTCGTCCAGCACGTCGAGCCCAGCGTCATCGAGACCCGCGAGGTGCCCGGCTCGGTCTTCGGGGTCGACGAGCCGTCGGTCGACGCCGAGATGTGGTACGAGATGACCCGCACGTTCTACGTCGAGCCGAAGACCGGCTCGCCCGTCAACCGGGTCGAGGACCGCGTCCAGGAGCTGCGGTACGACGGCGTCACGGTCCCCGCGTTCGTGGGCACCGTCCACTACACCCAGGCGCAGGTCGACGACCTGGTCGGCGACGCCAAGAGCAACGCCACGCTGCTGGGCGGCATGAAGCTGCTCTTCCCGCTGGTCCTCGTCCTGCTCGGCGCCGCGCTGCTCGCGGCCGGGCTGCTCCTGGGCCGCAGCGCCCGGCACGATCGCGCCGCGCACCGGGACGAGAAGGCGCTCGTGGACGCCTGA
- a CDS encoding class I SAM-dependent methyltransferase codes for MDAEEIAKSAALEHRHWWYAARRALVCRTVRDWPAGRAIDVGCGMGGNTAVLRALGWQAVGVEYTDTGAGIAAGRGIPVVRGDGRHLPIADGSVDLVMSTDAWEHIDDDAAVARETARVLRPGGRVLVAVPAGMALWSGHDVALGHVRRYERQQLADLVTGAGLVIDDLWSWNVLLRPVVRARRRNKHAAESEMEEVHPVLNAGLRATLAVERALPVRRLPGVSLVVLAHRP; via the coding sequence GTGGATGCGGAGGAGATCGCCAAGTCGGCCGCGCTCGAGCACCGGCACTGGTGGTACGCCGCCCGCCGGGCGCTGGTCTGTCGCACCGTCCGCGACTGGCCGGCCGGCCGCGCGATCGACGTGGGCTGCGGGATGGGCGGCAACACCGCGGTGCTCCGCGCGCTCGGCTGGCAGGCCGTGGGCGTCGAGTACACCGACACCGGCGCCGGCATCGCCGCCGGCCGCGGCATCCCGGTGGTCCGGGGCGACGGCCGCCACCTCCCGATCGCCGACGGGTCGGTCGACCTGGTGATGTCGACCGACGCCTGGGAGCACATCGACGACGACGCGGCGGTGGCCCGAGAGACGGCGCGGGTGCTGCGCCCCGGGGGCCGCGTCCTGGTGGCCGTGCCCGCCGGCATGGCCCTGTGGAGCGGCCACGACGTCGCGCTCGGGCACGTGCGCCGCTACGAGCGGCAGCAGCTGGCCGACCTCGTCACCGGCGCCGGCCTGGTCATCGACGACCTCTGGTCGTGGAACGTCCTGCTCCGGCCGGTGGTGCGAGCGCGCCGCCGCAACAAGCACGCCGCCGAGAGCGAGATGGAGGAGGTCCACCCCGTCCTCAACGCCGGCCTGCGCGCGACCCTCGCGGTGGAGCGGGCGCTGCCGGTCAGGCGGCTGCCGGGCGTCAGCCTGGTGGTCCTGGCCCACCGGCCGTGA
- a CDS encoding dolichyl-phosphate beta-glucosyltransferase, giving the protein MLQIVIPAYNEERRLPRTLRELRRHVTEHRGVLGRVEVLVVDNASTDRTAEVARAADTAALPVRVLRCARRGKGAAVRAGLLATDADLVCFMDADGATGLDAIEAAWRQMLLGADVVIGSRALAASETEARHCRTRSVGAAAYRRLAGRLVPGIADTQCGFKVFRGSVARQVARRLQTPGFSFDVELLVRLRAAGAHVQEIPVTWTDVPGSTFVPSRHGAGAFAELARIAWRCRALDRPAPVAVPAAAAIAGGH; this is encoded by the coding sequence ATGCTGCAGATCGTCATACCGGCGTACAACGAGGAGCGCCGGCTGCCGCGCACGTTGCGCGAGCTGCGCCGCCACGTGACGGAGCACCGCGGGGTGCTCGGCCGGGTGGAGGTGCTCGTCGTCGACAACGCGAGCACCGACCGCACCGCCGAGGTCGCGCGGGCCGCCGACACGGCGGCACTGCCGGTGCGGGTCCTGCGCTGCGCACGCCGGGGCAAGGGCGCCGCCGTGCGTGCGGGGCTGCTGGCCACCGACGCCGACCTGGTGTGCTTCATGGACGCCGACGGCGCGACCGGCCTCGACGCGATCGAGGCGGCCTGGCGGCAGATGCTGCTCGGCGCCGACGTCGTGATCGGGTCCCGCGCGCTCGCTGCGAGCGAGACCGAGGCGCGGCACTGCCGCACCCGCTCGGTCGGCGCGGCGGCGTACCGGCGCCTCGCCGGGCGGCTGGTGCCCGGCATCGCCGACACCCAGTGCGGCTTCAAGGTCTTCCGGGGCAGCGTGGCCCGCCAGGTCGCGCGCCGCCTGCAGACGCCGGGGTTCTCCTTCGACGTCGAGCTGCTGGTCCGGCTGCGCGCCGCCGGCGCCCACGTCCAGGAGATCCCGGTGACCTGGACCGACGTGCCCGGATCGACCTTCGTGCCGTCCCGGCACGGCGCCGGGGCGTTCGCCGAGCTGGCCCGGATCGCCTGGCGCTGCCGTGCCCTGGACCGTCCGGCACCGGTCGCCGTCCCGGCCGCCGCGGCGATCGCGGGGGGCCACTGA